Proteins from one Apis cerana isolate GH-2021 linkage group LG11, AcerK_1.0, whole genome shotgun sequence genomic window:
- the LOC107999361 gene encoding kinesin-like protein unc-104 isoform X1 has protein sequence MSSVKVAVRVRPFNNREISREAQCIIEMSGSTTSILNPKAPPGSKDSVKSFNYDYSYFSMDPNDANYSSQLMVYKDIGEEMLEHAFEGYNVCIFAYGQTGAGKSYTMMGKQEEGQEGIIPQICKDLFRKISRNSNECLKYSVEVSYMEIYCERVRDLLNPKNKGNLRVREHPLLGPYVEDLSKLAVMSYQDIHDLIDEGNKARTVAATNMNETSSRSHAVFTIFFTQQKQDSATGLVTEKVSKISLVDLAGSERADSTGAKGTRLKEGANINKSLTTLGKVISALAEIATKKKKKADFIPYRDSVLTWLLRENLGGNSKTAMIAAVSPADINYDETLSTLRYADRAKQIVCKAVVNEDANAKLIRELKEEIQKLRELLKQEGIDVQEGPDGKVTYEKKESRDEIVRVVKREDDVKETRPRIPSHTTSTIAEEAVDQLQASEKLIAELNETWEEKLKRTELIRLQREAVFAEMGVAVKEDGVTVGVFSPKKTPHLVNLNEDPMMSECLIYYIKDGFTRIGSAEANIPQDIQLCGPHILSEHCVFENHEGIITLMPKKGALIYVNGREVTEPVILKTGSRVILGKNHVFRFNHPDQVRERREKGSPVETPGNGETVDWNFAQIELLEKQGIDLKAEMEKRLLVLEEQFRKEKEEADQLFEEQRKSYEARIDALQRQVEEQSMTMSMYSSYTPEDFNNIEEDIFVNPLFDAESNWTEREFQLAAWAFRKWKYHQFTSLRDDLWGNAIFLKEANAISVELKKKVQFQFTLLTDTLYSPLPPDLLPVVDDVLEEEERPFPRTIVAVEVQDTKNGATHYWTLDKLRQRLELMRHVYNEDSSSSTPEAKEDIFQCLTAYSNPKFSLANLLPSRQKLELMREMYHNEAELSPTSPDFNIESITGGDPFYDRFPWFRMVGRSFIYLSNLMYPVPLIHKVAIVNEKGDVKGYLRVTVQAVVEEENNEYSSGVRQSARISFEDDLFGNNQKQNKRNILLTQTLEKNRQILLHEERVVEGHNEQKEIKDEDDIGDADSGRGDSSVSSDMKEEDLPDHLQLGSEFTFRVTVLQAMGISTEYADIFCQFNFLHRHDEAFSTEPVKNTGKGNSPGFYHVQNITVTVTKSFLEYLKTQPIVFEVFGHYQQHPLHKDAKLEYVRQPPKRMLPPSIPISQPVRSPKFGSVLPSPSTSHVHAKYDVLVWFEICELAPNGEYVPSVVDHSDDLPCRGLFLLHQGIQRRIRITIVHEPASELRWKDVRELVVGRIRNTPEPEEEDNDSSVLSLGLFPGEYLEVPGDDRCMFRFEAAWDSSLHNSALLNRVTAYGEQIFMTISAYLELENCGRPAIITKDLSMIIYGRDARVGPRSLKHLFSGSYRNQEANRLSGVYELVLRRSSEAGSPGVQRRQRRVLDTSSTYVRGEENLHGWRPRGDSLIFDHQWELEKLTRLEEVGKVRHTLLLREKLGIDKVSFCNKISHDFTKSEKDVCNMMAKATNETHASPVKLKRSTSKDIYEPWEMSEREKELALKCIKLIQGRIPNKEPILLSDVSPGEDMADMSTSMMSSVISSSSQESVYERASDYLEQAAGIIVWSKSKSCILRLSSPERARLQELQESILASESASQSCTIAPAPLGSSSPSKENLVLYVPEVEEIRISPVIARKGYLNVLEHKTNGWKKRWVAVRRPYVLIFREEKDPVERALINLATAQVEYSEDQLAMVKVPNTFSVVTKHRGYLLQTLGDKEVYDWLYAINPLLAGQIRSKLARKGPAATNLNNASPVGLIPPIDQQSNQNKYIH, from the exons ATGTCGTCGGTAAAGGTGGCGGTGAGGGTACGACCCTTCAATAATCGAGAAATCTCGCGCGAGGCACAATGCATCATCGAAATGTCCGGCAGCACTACtt CGATATTAAATCCCAAAGCACCACCGGGCAGCAAAGATTCGGTCAAGAGCTTCAATTACGATTATTCCTATTTTTCCATGGAT CCAAATGACGCAAATTATTCTTCACAACTTATGGTCTATAAGGATATCGGTGAAGAGATGTTGGAACATGCCTTCGAAG GTTATAATGTCTGTATATTCGCATATGGACAAACTGGCGCAGGTAAATCGTATACTATGATGGGCAAACAAGAAGAGGGTCAAGAGGGAATAATACCTCAAATTTGCAAGgatctttttagaaaaatcagTCGTAATTCAAACGAGTGCCTGAAATATTCTGTAGAAGTCAGTTACATGGAAATATACTGCGAAAGAGTACGGGATCTCTTGAATCCTAAGAACAAGGGAAATCTTCGGGTAAGAGAACACCCTCTACTTGGACCGTATGTTGAGGATTTATCGAAATTGGCGGTGATGTCCTATCAAGATATTCATGATCTTATCGATGAAGGCAATAAAGCAAG aaCGGTAGCAGCtacaaatatgaatgaaacatCTAGCAGATCTCACGCTGTATTTACGATATTCTTTACACAACAAAAACAAGATTCTGCGACTGGATTAGTGACAGAAAAAGTTAGCAAAATTTCACTCGTCGATTTAGCAGGTTCTGAAAGGGCTGATTCTACTGGTGCAAAAGGTACAAGATTAAAAGAAGGtgctaatattaataaaagcttAACAACCCTTGGAAAAGTCATCAGTGCTCTAGCTGAAATT GcgactaaaaagaaaaagaaggctGATTTTATCCCTTATAGAGATTCTGTTCTAACATGGCTATTGAGAGAAAATCTAGGAGGTAATTCTAAAACAGCGATGATTGCGGCAGTGAGTCCAGCAGATATCAATTACGATGAAACTCTTTCTACTTTAcg ATACGCAGACAGAGCGAAACAAATAGTTTGCAAGGCTGTCGTTAATGAAGATGCAAACGCGAAACTTATCAGGGAACTTAAAGAAGAGATTCAGAAGCTACGAGAATTGCTGAAACAAGAGGGTATTGATGTACAAGAAG GGCCAGATGGTAAAGTCAcatatgaaaagaaagaatcta GAGACGAAATTGTCCGAGTAGTCAAACGTGAGGACGATGTGAAGGAAACTCGACCTAGAATCCCGTCACACACTACATCGACTATCGCTGAAGAAGCAGTAGATCAATTGCAAGCTTCGGAAAAACTTATAGctg aattgaatgaaacatgggaagagaaattgaaacgaaCCGAGCTAATTCGTTTGCAACGTGAGGCAGTGTTCGCTGAAATGGGAGTTGCTGTGAAAGAGGACGGTGTTACTGTTGGTGTGTTCTCTCCAAAAAAGACTCCTCACTTGGTGAATCTGAACGAGGATCCTATGATGTctgaatgtttaatttattacatcaagGATGGCTTCACGCGTATCGGTAGTGCCGAAGCTAACATACCACAAGATATTCAGCTATGTGGACCTCATATATTAAGTGAACACTGTGTTTTTGAGAATCACGAGGGTATTATTACTCTAATGCCCAAAAAAGGAgctttaatttatgtaaatggaCGCGAAGTCACTGAGCCAGTTATTTTGAAAACCGGATCTCGTGTCATTTTAGGAAAGAATCATGTATTCAGATTCAATCATCCTGATCAag ttcgcgaacgaagagaaaaaggatcTCCCGTTGAAACTCCTGGAAATGGAGAGACAGTTGACTGGAACTTTGCACAGATCGAATTGTTAGAAAAGCAAGGAATCGATTTAAAGGCTGAAATGGAGAAAAGACTATTAGTTCTGGAAGAACAATTCCgtaaagagaaggaagaagcaGATCAATTGTTCGAAGAACAAAGAAAa agTTATGAAGCTCGAATAGATGCACTACAAAGACAAGTGGAGGAACAAAGCATGACAATGTCCATGTACAGCAGTTATACACCTGAAGATTTCAATAACATTGAAGAAGATATTTTcg TCAACCCCTTGTTTGACGCAGAGAGCAACTGGACCGAGAGAGAATTCCAGCTGGCCGCTTGGGCCTTTCGCAAATGGAAATATCATCAATTCACAAGTCTTCGAGACGATCTCTGGGGCAACGCTATATTCCTCAAAGAAGCTAACGCTATTTCTGTCGAACTCAAAAAGAAG GTACAATTCCAGTTTACTTTACTCACGGATACGCTTTATTCACCACTTCCACCGGATCTTTTGCCCGTTGTGGATGATGTtttggaagaagaggaaagaccGTTCCCACGTACTATAGTCGCTGTAGAGGTTCAAGATACAAAGAATGGCGCAACACATTATTGGACACTCGATAAACTTAG ACAGCGCTTGGAGTTGATGCGACACGTGTACAACGAGGACTCGAGCTCCAGCACTCCGGAGGCCAAAGAGGATATTTTCCAATGTCTAACGGCCTACTCTAATCCGAAGTTCTCACTCGCAAATCTTTTGCCTTCGAG acAAAAACTGGAATTGATGCGTGAAATGTACCACAATGAAGCAGAATTATCTCCAACATCTCCAGATTTCAATATTGAATCCATAACCGGAGGTGATCCATTCTACGATCGTTTTCCTTGGTTCCGAATGGTTGGCAG GTCCTTTATATATCTAAGCAATCTTATGTATCCTGTACCACTAATTCACAAAGTTGCAATAGTAAACGAAAAAGGAGATGTAAAAGGCTACTTGCGTGTGACTGTGCAAGCTGTCGTTG AAGAGGAAAACAATGAATATTCAAGTGGCGTCAGACAATCAGCTAGAATTTCCTTCGAAGATGATCTATTTGGCAATAATCAAAAGCAGAATAAACGCAACATTCTATTGACTCAGACTCTTGAGAAGAATCGACAGATCTTGTTGCATGAAGAACGTGTTGTAGAAGGTCATAACGAgcaaaaggaaattaaagatGAGGATGATATTGGTGATGCAGACAGCGGTAGAGGCGACAGTTCAGTTTCTAGTGATATGAAGGAAGAAGATTTGCCAGACCACTTACAACTCGGTTCCGAATTCACATTCAGAGTTACTGTGTTGCAAGCAATGGGTATTTCTACCGAATATGCTGATATTTTTTGCCAATTTAA TTTCTTGCATCGACATGATGAAGCATTTTCAACGGAACCGGTTAAAAATACAGGAAAGGGTAATTCTCCTGGATTTTATCATGTACAAAAt atTACGGTAACAGTAACAAAGTCATTTTTGGAATATCTAAAAACTCAGCCGATTGTCTTCGAAGTTTTTGGACATTATCAACAACATCCTTTGCATAAAGATGCCAAACTTGAAta TGTGAGACAACCACCAAAGAGAATGCTTCCACCATCCATACCAATCAGTCAACCTGTACGTTCACCGAAATTTGGTAGCGTTTTACCATCTCCCAGTACATCACACGTACATGCAAAATACGATGTATTAGTTTGGTTCGAAATTTGTGAATTAGCGCCAAATGGTGAATATGTACCCTCCGTGGTCGATCATAGTGATGATCTACCATGCCGTGGATTATTTTTGCTGCATCAGGGAATTCAACGTCGTATTCGAATTACTATTGTTCACGAACCAGCATCTGAATTGCGATGGAAAGATGTTAGAGAATTGGTTGTAGGTCGTATTAGAAACACTCCAGaaccagaagaagaagacaatGATTCATCCGTGCTCTCATTAGGTCTATTTCCTGGTGAATATTTAGAAGTACCCGGTGATGATAGATGCATGTTCAGATTTGAAGCAGCATGGGATAGTTCTCTTCATAATTCAGCTTTGCTGAATAGAGTCACAGCATATGGAGAACAAATCTTTATGACCATTTCTGCATATCTCGaa ttGGAAAATTGTGGAAGGCCGGCGATCATCACAAAAGACTTAAGCATGATTATTTATGGCAGAGACGCTAGAGTAGGACCACGTTCTCTGAAGCATCTGTTCAGCGGAAGTTATCGCAATCAGGAAGCGAATAGGCTCAGTGGTGTTTACGAGTTGGTCCTACGTCGTTCTTCGGAAGCAGGTAGCCCAG gtgTTCAGAGGCGACAACGTCGTGTATTAGACACCAGTTCTACATATGTtagaggagaagaaaatctTCATGGATGGAGACCTCGAGGAGATAGTTTAATATTCGATCATCAATgggaattagaaaaattgacgAGATTAGAAGAAGTGGGGAAAGTAAGACACACATTACTATTACGAGAAAAACTTGGTATTGATAAAGTATCATTCtgcaataaaatatcacaTGATTTCACCAAAAGTGAAAag GACGTTTGTAACATGATGGCGAAGGCAACAAACGAAACGCATGCTAGTCCGGTAAAATTGAAGCGTTCAACAAGTAAAGACATTTATGAACCTTGGGAAATGtccgagagagaaaaagaattagcTTTGAAATGTATCAAACTTATTCAAGGTCGAATTCCAAACAAAGAACCTATTTTATTGTCAGATGTTTCACCTGGAGAAGATATGGCTGATATGTCGACATCTATGATGTCTTCGGTGATATCATCTTCGTCTCAAGAGTCAGTATACGAGAGAGCTAGTGATTACTTAGAGCAG GCCGCTGGTATAATAGTATGGAGCAAGTCTAAGTCGTGCATCCTTAGGTTAAGTTCACCAGAAAGAGCTAGACTGCAGGAATTGCAGGAAAGTATATTAGCCAGTGAATCTGCTAGCCAATCATGTACTATTGCGCCGGCTCCGTTGGGTTCATCTTCTCCATCAAAGGAGAATTTAGTTCTCTACGTTCCAGAAGTCGAAGAAATACGTATCAGTCCAGTTATTGCTAGGAAAGGATATTTGAATGTTCTCGAACACAAGACTAATGGTTGGAAGAAACGCTGGGtg GCTGTGCGACGACCATATGTTTTAATCtttcgagaagaaaaggaTCCAGTGGAGAGAGCTCTTATTAATTTAGCTACTGCTCAAGTTGAATATTCTGAAGATCAATTAGCTATGGTAAAAGTACCAAATACTTTcag tgTAGTCACAAAACATCGaggatatttattacaaacattAGGAGACAAAGAGGTTTATGACTGGCTATATGCTATTAATCCTCTTCTTGCTGGTCAAATCAG GTCAAAACTAGCGCGCAAAGGTCCGGCAGCtacaaatttgaataatgcTTCACCTGTTGGTCTAATTCCGCCAATAGATCAACAATCGAACCAAAATAA GTATATTCATTAA
- the LOC107999361 gene encoding kinesin-like protein unc-104 isoform X18: MSSVKVAVRVRPFNNREISREAQCIIEMSGSTTSILNPKAPPGSKDSVKSFNYDYSYFSMDPNDANYSSQLMVYKDIGEEMLEHAFEGYNVCIFAYGQTGAGKSYTMMGKQEEGQEGIIPQICKDLFRKISRNSNECLKYSVEVSYMEIYCERVRDLLNPKNKGNLRVREHPLLGPYVEDLSKLAVMSYQDIHDLIDEGNKARTVAATNMNETSSRSHAVFTIFFTQQKQDSATGLVTEKVSKISLVDLAGSERADSTGAKGTRLKEGANINKSLTTLGKVISALAEIATKKKKKADFIPYRDSVLTWLLRENLGGNSKTAMIAAVSPADINYDETLSTLRYADRAKQIVCKAVVNEDANAKLIRELKEEIQKLRELLKQEGIDVQEGDEIVRVVKREDDVKETRPRIPSHTTSTIAEEAVDQLQASEKLIAELNETWEEKLKRTELIRLQREAVFAEMGVAVKEDGVTVGVFSPKKTPHLVNLNEDPMMSECLIYYIKDGFTRIGSAEANIPQDIQLCGPHILSEHCVFENHEGIITLMPKKGALIYVNGREVTEPVILKTGSRVILGKNHVFRFNHPDQVRERREKGSPVETPGNGETVDWNFAQIELLEKQGIDLKAEMEKRLLVLEEQFRKEKEEADQLFEEQRKSYEARIDALQRQVEEQSMTMSMYSSYTPEDFNNIEEDIFVNPLFDAESNWTEREFQLAAWAFRKWKYHQFTSLRDDLWGNAIFLKEANAISVELKKKVQFQFTLLTDTLYSPLPPDLLPVVDDVLEEEERPFPRTIVAVEVQDTKNGATHYWTLDKLRQKLELMREMYHNEAELSPTSPDFNIESITGGDPFYDRFPWFRMVGRSFIYLSNLMYPVPLIHKVAIVNEKGDVKGYLRVTVQAVVEENNEYSSGVRQSARISFEDDLFGNNQKQNKRNILLTQTLEKNRQILLHEERVVEGHNEQKEIKDEDDIGDADSGRGDSSVSSDMKEEDLPDHLQLGSEFTFRVTVLQAMGISTEYADIFCQFNFLHRHDEAFSTEPVKNTGKGNSPGFYHVQNITVTVTKSFLEYLKTQPIVFEVFGHYQQHPLHKDAKLEYVRQPPKRMLPPSIPISQPVRSPKFGSVLPSPSTSHVHAKYDVLVWFEICELAPNGEYVPSVVDHSDDLPCRGLFLLHQGIQRRIRITIVHEPASELRWKDVRELVVGRIRNTPEPEEEDNDSSVLSLGLFPGEYLEVPGDDRCMFRFEAAWDSSLHNSALLNRVTAYGEQIFMTISAYLELENCGRPAIITKDLSMIIYGRDARVGPRSLKHLFSGSYRNQEANRLSGVYELVLRRSSEAGVQRRQRRVLDTSSTYVRGEENLHGWRPRGDSLIFDHQWELEKLTRLEEVGKVRHTLLLREKLGIDKVSFCNKISHDFTKSEKDVCNMMAKATNETHASPVKLKRSTSKDIYEPWEMSEREKELALKCIKLIQGRIPNKEPILLSDVSPGEDMADMSTSMMSSVISSSSQESVYERASDYLEQAAGIIVWSKSKSCILRLSSPERARLQELQESILASESASQSCTIAPAPLGSSSPSKENLVLYVPEVEEIRISPVIARKGYLNVLEHKTNGWKKRWVAVRRPYVLIFREEKDPVERALINLATAQVEYSEDQLAMVKVPNTFSVVTKHRGYLLQTLGDKEVYDWLYAINPLLAGQIRSKLARKGPAATNLNNASPVGLIPPIDQQSNQNKYIH, from the exons ATGTCGTCGGTAAAGGTGGCGGTGAGGGTACGACCCTTCAATAATCGAGAAATCTCGCGCGAGGCACAATGCATCATCGAAATGTCCGGCAGCACTACtt CGATATTAAATCCCAAAGCACCACCGGGCAGCAAAGATTCGGTCAAGAGCTTCAATTACGATTATTCCTATTTTTCCATGGAT CCAAATGACGCAAATTATTCTTCACAACTTATGGTCTATAAGGATATCGGTGAAGAGATGTTGGAACATGCCTTCGAAG GTTATAATGTCTGTATATTCGCATATGGACAAACTGGCGCAGGTAAATCGTATACTATGATGGGCAAACAAGAAGAGGGTCAAGAGGGAATAATACCTCAAATTTGCAAGgatctttttagaaaaatcagTCGTAATTCAAACGAGTGCCTGAAATATTCTGTAGAAGTCAGTTACATGGAAATATACTGCGAAAGAGTACGGGATCTCTTGAATCCTAAGAACAAGGGAAATCTTCGGGTAAGAGAACACCCTCTACTTGGACCGTATGTTGAGGATTTATCGAAATTGGCGGTGATGTCCTATCAAGATATTCATGATCTTATCGATGAAGGCAATAAAGCAAG aaCGGTAGCAGCtacaaatatgaatgaaacatCTAGCAGATCTCACGCTGTATTTACGATATTCTTTACACAACAAAAACAAGATTCTGCGACTGGATTAGTGACAGAAAAAGTTAGCAAAATTTCACTCGTCGATTTAGCAGGTTCTGAAAGGGCTGATTCTACTGGTGCAAAAGGTACAAGATTAAAAGAAGGtgctaatattaataaaagcttAACAACCCTTGGAAAAGTCATCAGTGCTCTAGCTGAAATT GcgactaaaaagaaaaagaaggctGATTTTATCCCTTATAGAGATTCTGTTCTAACATGGCTATTGAGAGAAAATCTAGGAGGTAATTCTAAAACAGCGATGATTGCGGCAGTGAGTCCAGCAGATATCAATTACGATGAAACTCTTTCTACTTTAcg ATACGCAGACAGAGCGAAACAAATAGTTTGCAAGGCTGTCGTTAATGAAGATGCAAACGCGAAACTTATCAGGGAACTTAAAGAAGAGATTCAGAAGCTACGAGAATTGCTGAAACAAGAGGGTATTGATGTACAAGAAG GAGACGAAATTGTCCGAGTAGTCAAACGTGAGGACGATGTGAAGGAAACTCGACCTAGAATCCCGTCACACACTACATCGACTATCGCTGAAGAAGCAGTAGATCAATTGCAAGCTTCGGAAAAACTTATAGctg aattgaatgaaacatgggaagagaaattgaaacgaaCCGAGCTAATTCGTTTGCAACGTGAGGCAGTGTTCGCTGAAATGGGAGTTGCTGTGAAAGAGGACGGTGTTACTGTTGGTGTGTTCTCTCCAAAAAAGACTCCTCACTTGGTGAATCTGAACGAGGATCCTATGATGTctgaatgtttaatttattacatcaagGATGGCTTCACGCGTATCGGTAGTGCCGAAGCTAACATACCACAAGATATTCAGCTATGTGGACCTCATATATTAAGTGAACACTGTGTTTTTGAGAATCACGAGGGTATTATTACTCTAATGCCCAAAAAAGGAgctttaatttatgtaaatggaCGCGAAGTCACTGAGCCAGTTATTTTGAAAACCGGATCTCGTGTCATTTTAGGAAAGAATCATGTATTCAGATTCAATCATCCTGATCAag ttcgcgaacgaagagaaaaaggatcTCCCGTTGAAACTCCTGGAAATGGAGAGACAGTTGACTGGAACTTTGCACAGATCGAATTGTTAGAAAAGCAAGGAATCGATTTAAAGGCTGAAATGGAGAAAAGACTATTAGTTCTGGAAGAACAATTCCgtaaagagaaggaagaagcaGATCAATTGTTCGAAGAACAAAGAAAa agTTATGAAGCTCGAATAGATGCACTACAAAGACAAGTGGAGGAACAAAGCATGACAATGTCCATGTACAGCAGTTATACACCTGAAGATTTCAATAACATTGAAGAAGATATTTTcg TCAACCCCTTGTTTGACGCAGAGAGCAACTGGACCGAGAGAGAATTCCAGCTGGCCGCTTGGGCCTTTCGCAAATGGAAATATCATCAATTCACAAGTCTTCGAGACGATCTCTGGGGCAACGCTATATTCCTCAAAGAAGCTAACGCTATTTCTGTCGAACTCAAAAAGAAG GTACAATTCCAGTTTACTTTACTCACGGATACGCTTTATTCACCACTTCCACCGGATCTTTTGCCCGTTGTGGATGATGTtttggaagaagaggaaagaccGTTCCCACGTACTATAGTCGCTGTAGAGGTTCAAGATACAAAGAATGGCGCAACACATTATTGGACACTCGATAAACTTAG acAAAAACTGGAATTGATGCGTGAAATGTACCACAATGAAGCAGAATTATCTCCAACATCTCCAGATTTCAATATTGAATCCATAACCGGAGGTGATCCATTCTACGATCGTTTTCCTTGGTTCCGAATGGTTGGCAG GTCCTTTATATATCTAAGCAATCTTATGTATCCTGTACCACTAATTCACAAAGTTGCAATAGTAAACGAAAAAGGAGATGTAAAAGGCTACTTGCGTGTGACTGTGCAAGCTGTCGTTG AGGAAAACAATGAATATTCAAGTGGCGTCAGACAATCAGCTAGAATTTCCTTCGAAGATGATCTATTTGGCAATAATCAAAAGCAGAATAAACGCAACATTCTATTGACTCAGACTCTTGAGAAGAATCGACAGATCTTGTTGCATGAAGAACGTGTTGTAGAAGGTCATAACGAgcaaaaggaaattaaagatGAGGATGATATTGGTGATGCAGACAGCGGTAGAGGCGACAGTTCAGTTTCTAGTGATATGAAGGAAGAAGATTTGCCAGACCACTTACAACTCGGTTCCGAATTCACATTCAGAGTTACTGTGTTGCAAGCAATGGGTATTTCTACCGAATATGCTGATATTTTTTGCCAATTTAA TTTCTTGCATCGACATGATGAAGCATTTTCAACGGAACCGGTTAAAAATACAGGAAAGGGTAATTCTCCTGGATTTTATCATGTACAAAAt atTACGGTAACAGTAACAAAGTCATTTTTGGAATATCTAAAAACTCAGCCGATTGTCTTCGAAGTTTTTGGACATTATCAACAACATCCTTTGCATAAAGATGCCAAACTTGAAta TGTGAGACAACCACCAAAGAGAATGCTTCCACCATCCATACCAATCAGTCAACCTGTACGTTCACCGAAATTTGGTAGCGTTTTACCATCTCCCAGTACATCACACGTACATGCAAAATACGATGTATTAGTTTGGTTCGAAATTTGTGAATTAGCGCCAAATGGTGAATATGTACCCTCCGTGGTCGATCATAGTGATGATCTACCATGCCGTGGATTATTTTTGCTGCATCAGGGAATTCAACGTCGTATTCGAATTACTATTGTTCACGAACCAGCATCTGAATTGCGATGGAAAGATGTTAGAGAATTGGTTGTAGGTCGTATTAGAAACACTCCAGaaccagaagaagaagacaatGATTCATCCGTGCTCTCATTAGGTCTATTTCCTGGTGAATATTTAGAAGTACCCGGTGATGATAGATGCATGTTCAGATTTGAAGCAGCATGGGATAGTTCTCTTCATAATTCAGCTTTGCTGAATAGAGTCACAGCATATGGAGAACAAATCTTTATGACCATTTCTGCATATCTCGaa ttGGAAAATTGTGGAAGGCCGGCGATCATCACAAAAGACTTAAGCATGATTATTTATGGCAGAGACGCTAGAGTAGGACCACGTTCTCTGAAGCATCTGTTCAGCGGAAGTTATCGCAATCAGGAAGCGAATAGGCTCAGTGGTGTTTACGAGTTGGTCCTACGTCGTTCTTCGGAAGCAG gtgTTCAGAGGCGACAACGTCGTGTATTAGACACCAGTTCTACATATGTtagaggagaagaaaatctTCATGGATGGAGACCTCGAGGAGATAGTTTAATATTCGATCATCAATgggaattagaaaaattgacgAGATTAGAAGAAGTGGGGAAAGTAAGACACACATTACTATTACGAGAAAAACTTGGTATTGATAAAGTATCATTCtgcaataaaatatcacaTGATTTCACCAAAAGTGAAAag GACGTTTGTAACATGATGGCGAAGGCAACAAACGAAACGCATGCTAGTCCGGTAAAATTGAAGCGTTCAACAAGTAAAGACATTTATGAACCTTGGGAAATGtccgagagagaaaaagaattagcTTTGAAATGTATCAAACTTATTCAAGGTCGAATTCCAAACAAAGAACCTATTTTATTGTCAGATGTTTCACCTGGAGAAGATATGGCTGATATGTCGACATCTATGATGTCTTCGGTGATATCATCTTCGTCTCAAGAGTCAGTATACGAGAGAGCTAGTGATTACTTAGAGCAG GCCGCTGGTATAATAGTATGGAGCAAGTCTAAGTCGTGCATCCTTAGGTTAAGTTCACCAGAAAGAGCTAGACTGCAGGAATTGCAGGAAAGTATATTAGCCAGTGAATCTGCTAGCCAATCATGTACTATTGCGCCGGCTCCGTTGGGTTCATCTTCTCCATCAAAGGAGAATTTAGTTCTCTACGTTCCAGAAGTCGAAGAAATACGTATCAGTCCAGTTATTGCTAGGAAAGGATATTTGAATGTTCTCGAACACAAGACTAATGGTTGGAAGAAACGCTGGGtg GCTGTGCGACGACCATATGTTTTAATCtttcgagaagaaaaggaTCCAGTGGAGAGAGCTCTTATTAATTTAGCTACTGCTCAAGTTGAATATTCTGAAGATCAATTAGCTATGGTAAAAGTACCAAATACTTTcag tgTAGTCACAAAACATCGaggatatttattacaaacattAGGAGACAAAGAGGTTTATGACTGGCTATATGCTATTAATCCTCTTCTTGCTGGTCAAATCAG GTCAAAACTAGCGCGCAAAGGTCCGGCAGCtacaaatttgaataatgcTTCACCTGTTGGTCTAATTCCGCCAATAGATCAACAATCGAACCAAAATAA GTATATTCATTAA